Proteins encoded together in one Piliocolobus tephrosceles isolate RC106 chromosome 15, ASM277652v3, whole genome shotgun sequence window:
- the TIA1 gene encoding nucleolysin TIA-1 isoform X9, whose amino-acid sequence MEDEMPKTLYVGNLSRDVTEALILQLFSQIGPCKNCKMIMDTAGNDPYCFVEFHEHRHAAAALAAMNGRKIMGKEVKVNWATTPSSQKKDTSSSTVVSTQRSQDHFHVFVGDLSPEITTEDIKAAFAPFGRISVSLKNGQNCPG is encoded by the exons aTACGTCGGTAACCTTTCCAGAGATGTGACAGAAGCTTTAATTCTGCAACTCTTTAGCCAGATTGGACCTTGTAAAAACTGCAAAATGATTATGGAT ACAGCTGGAAATGATCCCTATTGTTTTGTGGAGTTTCATGAGCATCGTCATGCAGCCGCAGCATTAGCTGCTATGAATGGACGGAAGATAATGGGTAAG GAAGTCAAAGTGAATTGGGCAACAACCCCCAGCAGTCAAAAGAAAGATACAAGCA GTAGTACCGTTGTCAGCACACAGCGTTCACAAG ATCATTTCCATGTCTTTGTTGGTGATCTCAGTCCAGAAATTACAACTGAAGATATAAAAGCTGCTTTTGCACCATTTGGAAGAATATC agtGTCTCTGAAGAATGGACAGAATTGCCCTGGCTAA
- the TIA1 gene encoding nucleolysin TIA-1 isoform X2 has protein sequence MEDEMPKTLYVGNLSRDVTEALILQLFSQIGPCKNCKMIMDTAGNDPYCFVEFHEHRHAAAALAAMNGRKIMGKEVKVNWATTPSSQKKDTSSSTVVSTQRSQDHFHVFVGDLSPEITTEDIKAAFAPFGRISDARVVKDMATGKSKGYGFVSFFNKWDAENAIQQMGGQWLGGRQIRTNWATRKPPAPKSTYESNTKQLSYDEVVNQSSPSNCTVYCGGVTSGLTEQLMRQTFSPFGQIMEIRVFPDKGYSFVRFNSHESAAHAIVSVNGTTIEGHVVKCYWGKETLDMINPVQQNQIGYPQPYGQWGQWYGNAQQIGQYMPNGWQVPAYGMYGQAWNQQGFNQTQSSAPWMGPNYGVQPPQGQNGSMLPSQPSGYRVAGYETQ, from the exons aTACGTCGGTAACCTTTCCAGAGATGTGACAGAAGCTTTAATTCTGCAACTCTTTAGCCAGATTGGACCTTGTAAAAACTGCAAAATGATTATGGAT ACAGCTGGAAATGATCCCTATTGTTTTGTGGAGTTTCATGAGCATCGTCATGCAGCCGCAGCATTAGCTGCTATGAATGGACGGAAGATAATGGGTAAG GAAGTCAAAGTGAATTGGGCAACAACCCCCAGCAGTCAAAAGAAAGATACAAGCA GTAGTACCGTTGTCAGCACACAGCGTTCACAAG ATCATTTCCATGTCTTTGTTGGTGATCTCAGTCCAGAAATTACAACTGAAGATATAAAAGCTGCTTTTGCACCATTTGGAAGAATATC AGATGCCCGAGTGGTAAAAGACATGGCAACAGGAAAGTCTAAGGGATATGGCTTTGTCTCGTTTTTCAACAAATGG GATGCTGAAAACGCCATTCAACAGATGGGTGGCCAGTGGCTTGGTGGAAGACAAATCAGAACTAACTGGGCAACCCGAAAGCCTCCCGCTCCAAAGAGTACATATGAGT CAAATACCAAACAGCTATCATATGATGAGGTTGTAAATCAGTCTAGTCCAAGCAACTGTACTGTATACTGTGGAGGTGTTACTTCTGGGCTAACAG AACAACTAATGCGTCAGACTTTTTCACCATTTGGACAAATAATGGAAATTCGAGTCTTTCCAGATAAAGGATATTCGTTTGTTCG GTTCAATTCCCATGAAAGTGCAGCACATGCAATTGTTTCTGTTAATGGTACTACCATTGAAGGTCATGTTGTGAAATGCTATTGGGGCAAAGAAACTCTTGATATGATAAATCCCGTGCAACAG AATCAAATTGGATATCCACAACCTTATGGCCAGTGGGGCCAGTGGTATGGAAATGCACAACAAATTGGCCAGTATATGCCTAATGGTTGGCAAGTTCCTGCATATGGAATGTATGGCCAGGCATGGAACCAGCAAGGATTTAA TCAGACACAGTCTTCTGCACCATGGATGGGACCAAATTATGGAGTGCAACCGCCTCAAGGGCAAAATGGCAGCATGTTGCCCAGTCAGCCTTCTGGGTATCGAGTGGCAGGGTATGAAACCCAGTGA
- the TIA1 gene encoding nucleolysin TIA-1 isoform X8 codes for MEDEMPKTLYVGNLSRDVTEALILQLFSQIGPCKNCKMIMDTAGNDPYCFVEFHEHRHAAAALAAMNGRKIMGKEVKVNWATTPSSQKKDTSNHFHVFVGDLSPEITTEDIKAAFAPFGRISDARVVKDMATGKSKGYGFVSFFNKWVSSIRSAWTMLKE; via the exons aTACGTCGGTAACCTTTCCAGAGATGTGACAGAAGCTTTAATTCTGCAACTCTTTAGCCAGATTGGACCTTGTAAAAACTGCAAAATGATTATGGAT ACAGCTGGAAATGATCCCTATTGTTTTGTGGAGTTTCATGAGCATCGTCATGCAGCCGCAGCATTAGCTGCTATGAATGGACGGAAGATAATGGGTAAG GAAGTCAAAGTGAATTGGGCAACAACCCCCAGCAGTCAAAAGAAAGATACAAGCA ATCATTTCCATGTCTTTGTTGGTGATCTCAGTCCAGAAATTACAACTGAAGATATAAAAGCTGCTTTTGCACCATTTGGAAGAATATC AGATGCCCGAGTGGTAAAAGACATGGCAACAGGAAAGTCTAAGGGATATGGCTTTGTCTCGTTTTTCAACAAATGGGTGAGCTCAATCAGAAGTGCATGGACAATGCTTAAAGAGTGA
- the TIA1 gene encoding nucleolysin TIA-1 isoform X3, translating to MEDEMPKTLYVGNLSRDVTEALILQLFSQIGPCKNCKMIMDTAGNDPYCFVEFHEHRHAAAALAAMNGRKIMGKEVKVNWATTPSSQKKDTSNHFHVFVGDLSPEITTEDIKAAFAPFGRISDARVVKDMATGKSKGYGFVSFFNKWDAENAIQQMGGQWLGGRQIRTNWATRKPPAPKSTYESNTKQLSYDEVVNQSSPSNCTVYCGGVTSGLTEQLMRQTFSPFGQIMEIRVFPDKGYSFVRFNSHESAAHAIVSVNGTTIEGHVVKCYWGKETLDMINPVQQQNQIGYPQPYGQWGQWYGNAQQIGQYMPNGWQVPAYGMYGQAWNQQGFNQTQSSAPWMGPNYGVQPPQGQNGSMLPSQPSGYRVAGYETQ from the exons aTACGTCGGTAACCTTTCCAGAGATGTGACAGAAGCTTTAATTCTGCAACTCTTTAGCCAGATTGGACCTTGTAAAAACTGCAAAATGATTATGGAT ACAGCTGGAAATGATCCCTATTGTTTTGTGGAGTTTCATGAGCATCGTCATGCAGCCGCAGCATTAGCTGCTATGAATGGACGGAAGATAATGGGTAAG GAAGTCAAAGTGAATTGGGCAACAACCCCCAGCAGTCAAAAGAAAGATACAAGCA ATCATTTCCATGTCTTTGTTGGTGATCTCAGTCCAGAAATTACAACTGAAGATATAAAAGCTGCTTTTGCACCATTTGGAAGAATATC AGATGCCCGAGTGGTAAAAGACATGGCAACAGGAAAGTCTAAGGGATATGGCTTTGTCTCGTTTTTCAACAAATGG GATGCTGAAAACGCCATTCAACAGATGGGTGGCCAGTGGCTTGGTGGAAGACAAATCAGAACTAACTGGGCAACCCGAAAGCCTCCCGCTCCAAAGAGTACATATGAGT CAAATACCAAACAGCTATCATATGATGAGGTTGTAAATCAGTCTAGTCCAAGCAACTGTACTGTATACTGTGGAGGTGTTACTTCTGGGCTAACAG AACAACTAATGCGTCAGACTTTTTCACCATTTGGACAAATAATGGAAATTCGAGTCTTTCCAGATAAAGGATATTCGTTTGTTCG GTTCAATTCCCATGAAAGTGCAGCACATGCAATTGTTTCTGTTAATGGTACTACCATTGAAGGTCATGTTGTGAAATGCTATTGGGGCAAAGAAACTCTTGATATGATAAATCCCGTGCAACAG caGAATCAAATTGGATATCCACAACCTTATGGCCAGTGGGGCCAGTGGTATGGAAATGCACAACAAATTGGCCAGTATATGCCTAATGGTTGGCAAGTTCCTGCATATGGAATGTATGGCCAGGCATGGAACCAGCAAGGATTTAA TCAGACACAGTCTTCTGCACCATGGATGGGACCAAATTATGGAGTGCAACCGCCTCAAGGGCAAAATGGCAGCATGTTGCCCAGTCAGCCTTCTGGGTATCGAGTGGCAGGGTATGAAACCCAGTGA
- the TIA1 gene encoding nucleolysin TIA-1 isoform X4 has product MEDEMPKTLYVGNLSRDVTEALILQLFSQIGPCKNCKMIMDTAGNDPYCFVEFHEHRHAAAALAAMNGRKIMGKEVKVNWATTPSSQKKDTSNHFHVFVGDLSPEITTEDIKAAFAPFGRISDARVVKDMATGKSKGYGFVSFFNKWDAENAIQQMGGQWLGGRQIRTNWATRKPPAPKSTYESNTKQLSYDEVVNQSSPSNCTVYCGGVTSGLTEQLMRQTFSPFGQIMEIRVFPDKGYSFVRFNSHESAAHAIVSVNGTTIEGHVVKCYWGKETLDMINPVQQNQIGYPQPYGQWGQWYGNAQQIGQYMPNGWQVPAYGMYGQAWNQQGFNQTQSSAPWMGPNYGVQPPQGQNGSMLPSQPSGYRVAGYETQ; this is encoded by the exons aTACGTCGGTAACCTTTCCAGAGATGTGACAGAAGCTTTAATTCTGCAACTCTTTAGCCAGATTGGACCTTGTAAAAACTGCAAAATGATTATGGAT ACAGCTGGAAATGATCCCTATTGTTTTGTGGAGTTTCATGAGCATCGTCATGCAGCCGCAGCATTAGCTGCTATGAATGGACGGAAGATAATGGGTAAG GAAGTCAAAGTGAATTGGGCAACAACCCCCAGCAGTCAAAAGAAAGATACAAGCA ATCATTTCCATGTCTTTGTTGGTGATCTCAGTCCAGAAATTACAACTGAAGATATAAAAGCTGCTTTTGCACCATTTGGAAGAATATC AGATGCCCGAGTGGTAAAAGACATGGCAACAGGAAAGTCTAAGGGATATGGCTTTGTCTCGTTTTTCAACAAATGG GATGCTGAAAACGCCATTCAACAGATGGGTGGCCAGTGGCTTGGTGGAAGACAAATCAGAACTAACTGGGCAACCCGAAAGCCTCCCGCTCCAAAGAGTACATATGAGT CAAATACCAAACAGCTATCATATGATGAGGTTGTAAATCAGTCTAGTCCAAGCAACTGTACTGTATACTGTGGAGGTGTTACTTCTGGGCTAACAG AACAACTAATGCGTCAGACTTTTTCACCATTTGGACAAATAATGGAAATTCGAGTCTTTCCAGATAAAGGATATTCGTTTGTTCG GTTCAATTCCCATGAAAGTGCAGCACATGCAATTGTTTCTGTTAATGGTACTACCATTGAAGGTCATGTTGTGAAATGCTATTGGGGCAAAGAAACTCTTGATATGATAAATCCCGTGCAACAG AATCAAATTGGATATCCACAACCTTATGGCCAGTGGGGCCAGTGGTATGGAAATGCACAACAAATTGGCCAGTATATGCCTAATGGTTGGCAAGTTCCTGCATATGGAATGTATGGCCAGGCATGGAACCAGCAAGGATTTAA TCAGACACAGTCTTCTGCACCATGGATGGGACCAAATTATGGAGTGCAACCGCCTCAAGGGCAAAATGGCAGCATGTTGCCCAGTCAGCCTTCTGGGTATCGAGTGGCAGGGTATGAAACCCAGTGA
- the TIA1 gene encoding nucleolysin TIA-1 isoform X6, which translates to MATGKSKGYGFVSFFNKWDAENAIQQMGGQWLGGRQIRTNWATRKPPAPKSTYESNTKQLSYDEVVNQSSPSNCTVYCGGVTSGLTEQLMRQTFSPFGQIMEIRVFPDKGYSFVRFNSHESAAHAIVSVNGTTIEGHVVKCYWGKETLDMINPVQQQNQIGYPQPYGQWGQWYGNAQQIGQYMPNGWQVPAYGMYGQAWNQQGFNQTQSSAPWMGPNYGVQPPQGQNGSMLPSQPSGYRVAGYETQ; encoded by the exons ATGGCAACAGGAAAGTCTAAGGGATATGGCTTTGTCTCGTTTTTCAACAAATGG GATGCTGAAAACGCCATTCAACAGATGGGTGGCCAGTGGCTTGGTGGAAGACAAATCAGAACTAACTGGGCAACCCGAAAGCCTCCCGCTCCAAAGAGTACATATGAGT CAAATACCAAACAGCTATCATATGATGAGGTTGTAAATCAGTCTAGTCCAAGCAACTGTACTGTATACTGTGGAGGTGTTACTTCTGGGCTAACAG AACAACTAATGCGTCAGACTTTTTCACCATTTGGACAAATAATGGAAATTCGAGTCTTTCCAGATAAAGGATATTCGTTTGTTCG GTTCAATTCCCATGAAAGTGCAGCACATGCAATTGTTTCTGTTAATGGTACTACCATTGAAGGTCATGTTGTGAAATGCTATTGGGGCAAAGAAACTCTTGATATGATAAATCCCGTGCAACAG caGAATCAAATTGGATATCCACAACCTTATGGCCAGTGGGGCCAGTGGTATGGAAATGCACAACAAATTGGCCAGTATATGCCTAATGGTTGGCAAGTTCCTGCATATGGAATGTATGGCCAGGCATGGAACCAGCAAGGATTTAA TCAGACACAGTCTTCTGCACCATGGATGGGACCAAATTATGGAGTGCAACCGCCTCAAGGGCAAAATGGCAGCATGTTGCCCAGTCAGCCTTCTGGGTATCGAGTGGCAGGGTATGAAACCCAGTGA
- the TIA1 gene encoding nucleolysin TIA-1 isoform X5, with the protein MQDHFHVFVGDLSPEITTEDIKAAFAPFGRISDARVVKDMATGKSKGYGFVSFFNKWDAENAIQQMGGQWLGGRQIRTNWATRKPPAPKSTYESNTKQLSYDEVVNQSSPSNCTVYCGGVTSGLTEQLMRQTFSPFGQIMEIRVFPDKGYSFVRFNSHESAAHAIVSVNGTTIEGHVVKCYWGKETLDMINPVQQQNQIGYPQPYGQWGQWYGNAQQIGQYMPNGWQVPAYGMYGQAWNQQGFNQTQSSAPWMGPNYGVQPPQGQNGSMLPSQPSGYRVAGYETQ; encoded by the exons ATGCAAG ATCATTTCCATGTCTTTGTTGGTGATCTCAGTCCAGAAATTACAACTGAAGATATAAAAGCTGCTTTTGCACCATTTGGAAGAATATC AGATGCCCGAGTGGTAAAAGACATGGCAACAGGAAAGTCTAAGGGATATGGCTTTGTCTCGTTTTTCAACAAATGG GATGCTGAAAACGCCATTCAACAGATGGGTGGCCAGTGGCTTGGTGGAAGACAAATCAGAACTAACTGGGCAACCCGAAAGCCTCCCGCTCCAAAGAGTACATATGAGT CAAATACCAAACAGCTATCATATGATGAGGTTGTAAATCAGTCTAGTCCAAGCAACTGTACTGTATACTGTGGAGGTGTTACTTCTGGGCTAACAG AACAACTAATGCGTCAGACTTTTTCACCATTTGGACAAATAATGGAAATTCGAGTCTTTCCAGATAAAGGATATTCGTTTGTTCG GTTCAATTCCCATGAAAGTGCAGCACATGCAATTGTTTCTGTTAATGGTACTACCATTGAAGGTCATGTTGTGAAATGCTATTGGGGCAAAGAAACTCTTGATATGATAAATCCCGTGCAACAG caGAATCAAATTGGATATCCACAACCTTATGGCCAGTGGGGCCAGTGGTATGGAAATGCACAACAAATTGGCCAGTATATGCCTAATGGTTGGCAAGTTCCTGCATATGGAATGTATGGCCAGGCATGGAACCAGCAAGGATTTAA TCAGACACAGTCTTCTGCACCATGGATGGGACCAAATTATGGAGTGCAACCGCCTCAAGGGCAAAATGGCAGCATGTTGCCCAGTCAGCCTTCTGGGTATCGAGTGGCAGGGTATGAAACCCAGTGA
- the TIA1 gene encoding nucleolysin TIA-1 isoform X1, translated as MEDEMPKTLYVGNLSRDVTEALILQLFSQIGPCKNCKMIMDTAGNDPYCFVEFHEHRHAAAALAAMNGRKIMGKEVKVNWATTPSSQKKDTSSSTVVSTQRSQDHFHVFVGDLSPEITTEDIKAAFAPFGRISDARVVKDMATGKSKGYGFVSFFNKWDAENAIQQMGGQWLGGRQIRTNWATRKPPAPKSTYESNTKQLSYDEVVNQSSPSNCTVYCGGVTSGLTEQLMRQTFSPFGQIMEIRVFPDKGYSFVRFNSHESAAHAIVSVNGTTIEGHVVKCYWGKETLDMINPVQQQNQIGYPQPYGQWGQWYGNAQQIGQYMPNGWQVPAYGMYGQAWNQQGFNQTQSSAPWMGPNYGVQPPQGQNGSMLPSQPSGYRVAGYETQ; from the exons aTACGTCGGTAACCTTTCCAGAGATGTGACAGAAGCTTTAATTCTGCAACTCTTTAGCCAGATTGGACCTTGTAAAAACTGCAAAATGATTATGGAT ACAGCTGGAAATGATCCCTATTGTTTTGTGGAGTTTCATGAGCATCGTCATGCAGCCGCAGCATTAGCTGCTATGAATGGACGGAAGATAATGGGTAAG GAAGTCAAAGTGAATTGGGCAACAACCCCCAGCAGTCAAAAGAAAGATACAAGCA GTAGTACCGTTGTCAGCACACAGCGTTCACAAG ATCATTTCCATGTCTTTGTTGGTGATCTCAGTCCAGAAATTACAACTGAAGATATAAAAGCTGCTTTTGCACCATTTGGAAGAATATC AGATGCCCGAGTGGTAAAAGACATGGCAACAGGAAAGTCTAAGGGATATGGCTTTGTCTCGTTTTTCAACAAATGG GATGCTGAAAACGCCATTCAACAGATGGGTGGCCAGTGGCTTGGTGGAAGACAAATCAGAACTAACTGGGCAACCCGAAAGCCTCCCGCTCCAAAGAGTACATATGAGT CAAATACCAAACAGCTATCATATGATGAGGTTGTAAATCAGTCTAGTCCAAGCAACTGTACTGTATACTGTGGAGGTGTTACTTCTGGGCTAACAG AACAACTAATGCGTCAGACTTTTTCACCATTTGGACAAATAATGGAAATTCGAGTCTTTCCAGATAAAGGATATTCGTTTGTTCG GTTCAATTCCCATGAAAGTGCAGCACATGCAATTGTTTCTGTTAATGGTACTACCATTGAAGGTCATGTTGTGAAATGCTATTGGGGCAAAGAAACTCTTGATATGATAAATCCCGTGCAACAG caGAATCAAATTGGATATCCACAACCTTATGGCCAGTGGGGCCAGTGGTATGGAAATGCACAACAAATTGGCCAGTATATGCCTAATGGTTGGCAAGTTCCTGCATATGGAATGTATGGCCAGGCATGGAACCAGCAAGGATTTAA TCAGACACAGTCTTCTGCACCATGGATGGGACCAAATTATGGAGTGCAACCGCCTCAAGGGCAAAATGGCAGCATGTTGCCCAGTCAGCCTTCTGGGTATCGAGTGGCAGGGTATGAAACCCAGTGA
- the TIA1 gene encoding nucleolysin TIA-1 isoform X7 codes for MEDEMPKTLYVGNLSRDVTEALILQLFSQIGPCKNCKMIMDTAGNDPYCFVEFHEHRHAAAALAAMNGRKIMGKEVKVNWATTPSSQKKDTSSSTVVSTQRSQVLVHLHMDSHKLNGVMSGQPKLLAFEKTVKYFNIKLLQCKIISMSLLVISVQKLQLKI; via the exons aTACGTCGGTAACCTTTCCAGAGATGTGACAGAAGCTTTAATTCTGCAACTCTTTAGCCAGATTGGACCTTGTAAAAACTGCAAAATGATTATGGAT ACAGCTGGAAATGATCCCTATTGTTTTGTGGAGTTTCATGAGCATCGTCATGCAGCCGCAGCATTAGCTGCTATGAATGGACGGAAGATAATGGGTAAG GAAGTCAAAGTGAATTGGGCAACAACCCCCAGCAGTCAAAAGAAAGATACAAGCA GTAGTACCGTTGTCAGCACACAGCGTTCACAAG TCTTAGTTCACTTGCACATGGATTCACATAAACTGAATGGTGTAATGTCTGGGCAACCAAAACTGTTGGCTTTTGAGAAAACTGTCAAATACTTTAACATCAAACTGTTGCAATGCAAG ATCATTTCCATGTCTTTGTTGGTGATCTCAGTCCAGAAATTACAACTGAAGATATAA